In the Quercus lobata isolate SW786 chromosome 5, ValleyOak3.0 Primary Assembly, whole genome shotgun sequence genome, one interval contains:
- the LOC115991431 gene encoding auxin-responsive protein SAUR50-like — protein sequence MKFFKGRGLILRCICLTPYNSGQYSNLDLLCSPTTRIPPGFLAIYVGYERKRFLIPTRFLNFPVFTVLLDKASEEYGFKFSGGIVLPCEVQFFTKLLKFLVKDEKKYRSLGFHEFFKLISEVGFDSTSCKEEGDFLNHYHELRPLLQKAWA from the coding sequence ATGAAGTTCTTCAAAGGCAGGGGCCTCATTCTTAGGTGCATCTGCCTGACTCCCTATAATAGTGGTCAGTACTCCAACCTCGACCTGCTATGCAGTCCAACCACTCGAATTCCACCTGGATTCCTTGCTATATATGTTGGATATGAGCGTAAACGGTTCTTGATCCCGACCCGGTTCCTGAACTTTCCAGTCTTCACTGTCCTTCTTGACAAAGCTAGTGAAGAATATGGTTTCAAGTTTAGTGGAGGCATAGTCCTACCATGTGAGGTTCAGTTCTTTACAAAATTGTTGAAGTTTCTAGTGAAAGATGAGAAAAAATATAGAAGCCTGGGGTTTCATGAGTTTTTTAAGTTGATTTCTGAAGTGGGATTTGATTCAACTTCATGCAAAGAGGAAGGTGACTTCCTGAATCATTATCATGAGCTCAGACCTCTACTGCAGAAAGCTTGGGCTTGA
- the LOC115988966 gene encoding auxin-responsive protein SAUR28 translates to MKNQYSYQAPRPKNNLRVWLRWAPLLQKQPSAITGKHKEVFEYGGLKESLINGAELSDGSRSGSQTSMQVPKGFLAVYVGPQLRRFVIPTSYLSMPDFRGLMDMVAEEFGFDQEGGLRIPCEEEDFEKILYRCCANRKKNNKKLPYDHKHKVLGW, encoded by the coding sequence ATGAAGAACCAATATTCTTATCAAGCTCCCCGGCCAAAGAACAATCTTCGGGTATGGCTTCGGTGGGCACCTCTTCTCCAGAAACAGCCCTCTGCGATCACCGGAAAGCATAAGGAGGTTTTTGAATATGGAGGTTTGAAGGAGTCATTGATTAATGGAGCTGAACTGTCTGACGGCAGCAGGTCAGGTTCACAGACCTCCATGCAAGTTCCTAAAGGGTTCTTGGCAGTTTACGTAGGGCCACAACTGAGGAGGTTTGTGATTCCTACAAGCTACTTGTCAATGCCAGATTTTAGAGGTTTAATGGATATGGTGGCCGAGGAGTTTGGATTTGATCAAGAGGGTGGCCTTAGAATTCCTTGTGAGGAAGaagattttgagaaaatattatatagatgTTGTGCAAACAGAAAGAAGAACAATAAGAAGCTACCATATGATCACAAACATAAAGTTCTTGGGTGGTAG